The stretch of DNA CGGATGCAATCATCCCAAATACCCAGAAAAGAATTAAAGATAATCCGATCACCTGGAGATCCTTTACGCGGGAGGCGGAGACATTGTAATCGAGAACCGGAGCCCAGATCTCCTGCAGAAAAATTACCATTACTGCCAGGCAGATACCGCCGAAGCAGCCCCAGAGGATTATTGCCGGTTGAATATCCGGCAGAATTCTCTTTTTACGAAGGTTTCCCATATATATCAATCAGTTAATTATACGATAGGGTTTATTGATAACACCTCGCCGGAGACCGCATCAACAATAACCGTTCCACCATGGCCAAGGTCATCTTTAGTTGATTCGATGGTATCTACGATCCATACAAGCTTCTGGCTTGCTCCGTCAGGAACTACCACTAATTTTGACTGAACTTTTGCCGATGATCCCATAGCAAATGTTTCCAGGGCGGTTTTCTGAGCGGTTTCCTGTGATACTTTCGGTGTGGTTTCAATAAGCAGTGGACGATCGATACCTATATACGCAATTGAATCACTGTCAGGGAACACGGAAATCATGACCACAGACGGAGTATAGGCTTCACCAACCATCTCTTTCCAAGTAAACAGATATTCCCTGCCTGCATCACCATGATCAACGATCCGTGATTCGAAAACCATATCTTTTTCACTAAAGTTTCGGTAGTTTTTTTGAACGAATGATTCTGCCTGATCTTTCATTCCTGCGATATCTTTCGCAGTGATGGAGCACACAGATAATCCGTTCCGGACTATTGCAGATTCAATCTCACCGGTTTTCGCATTAACATAAAAACGACCGGTATCGGTGGTCACTTCGTATACTTTCCCACTGGGAAATTCTATCATCTCACGACAGTTGACATTTTCGTCCGAAGAGCCGGTAAATTTTATAATATTCTCTTTAACTACGCCTGTTTCAATTGTTTCAGGAGATAACATAACTTCTGTACTCTGATTATTATCTAAAGCAGAAGCTGAACATACAAGGATTAAAGATAAAACCAGTAAGATTCCAATCGTTTTTGAGAAGTCAAATTTCTTCATTCTATTCGCCACCTTAACTTCCTGACATTGCAGGGTCGATTATAATATCCTCATCACCTTCTATGACATAAGAGTCAATTCCACCAGGATTAAGCAATCCATATTGCAATCGAACGTCAATGAGAGCCCATTCTACTGCGCCATTGAGAGTATATTGTTCATCCAAGTAGCTCCAAAACTTATCTGACCACCATGCTGCCTGACCTTGTGTGATATAATTACTGAAACCAACGGAACTATCAACCCCTTTGGACTCTGATTCATCCAATAGGTTTCCGTTCGTTGCATCGCTGTTTGCACTATTGCATGAAAGGTATACCGCGAGGGCGATATCATGAAGTGAACTGTAGGAATAGTCCGAAATCTTAAGTAGAGAAGGATTATCTGCGGTTATCGCCTCCATAGGGTCCCCACTACTTTCCTTGAAAAGTATCCTGCCGGGAGCTCCATGGCCAAAAAAGAAAAATACCTGATCTGAAGCCATCCTGTTATAAGCATCATCTGCATCCTCATTCAAATAATATGAAGAAGAATATCCCATGCTGGATAGTTCACTTCGTGCGTTCTGAGCTATTGATCTCGTATCCATACCATCATAGTAGTTTGTCCCATACGAACTTGCCTGGTAGGCGTTTACGCAGGGTACGAATGTAATTGCTATCAGTAATAGTGCTGACAGGAAAATACAAAATCTTCGTTTTTTCATGTTTTCATTACCTCTGTTTTATTAATTAACGGAAGCACAATCCAAATCCACTTGATATGAAAAGGGATTTGATTAATGCTTCACTCAAAAAGGGCTTTTTAAGCTACAAGCCTGTAAAAACCCCCTACAATATTTTTTTGGGACACCTCAGGATGTCCACAACGGAAAATTTACCATACCTAAATAAACTATTTATGAGCCAAAATTCGTCACGTATGAAAAGAGGTACAGATGATAACACCTATAAATCACGTTGCCCTTCTGTAAATTATTAGTAAGGCCCTCTATATTTACCGTTTATCTCCCTGCCGCAAACACACAAAGGCAACGACAGAAGCTGCTATTGCAGCAATCAAACATGAAAAACTAAAACCCGGTGATTTCTGCGTTTCAACCAGTTTATCCTCTGCCCGGGAAGAAGATCCTGAAGATTCAAGGTATTCCTGAGGTATTTCCCAAGTCTCATTTACATCAAGAATCCAGACAGCAACTATCTGCGCCGGATCACCACGTTCAACATACTTTCTTTCCAGAAAGACCAGTTGCTTCCCGCAGGAATCAGCCGGGGAAAGATGAACGGATCTGAAGTCATCATTGACCTGCTCACTGTACCATGACCCAACACCGCATTCTAGGATATATTCCATGATGGTAACATTGTTCTTTACAGTAGGGTACATATTTGTCAATATCTCGACTGGAGCCCCAGTACCGGGAAGGAGTTGCGTGGATTCTGTTGTGATTTCAACTCCGGAAACTATACCACATATGAAGATAATTGTGAAAATAAACGCGATATTTTTCATAAAAAATTTAGTTATATTCTGGCAATTCTCCTAAAGGAATAGCAACCAGATCTTCATATCTCAACAGACCATCTCCAGCAGGGTCTTCAGTAAAACGGCTGTCATCAGCATCAGTATATTTTGTAAGATACATATGAGTATTATTCCCATGATTATATATCTGTGGGTTGTTGAAAGAATTCCATGTTGGATCAGAATGGATCCAGGAATTACCATCCCAGTTTTCAAGGATAGCATGCCCAATACAAGACCCAGTTTCATTAAGCCATGTTATGCCAAGGAACCGAGAAGGGATTCCGAGCGAGCGGCTAAAAGTTACATCCATCGTGGCATGTTCATCACAGACACCTTCATATTCATGATTAATAA from Methanolacinia petrolearia DSM 11571 encodes:
- a CDS encoding PepSY domain-containing protein, which translates into the protein MKKFDFSKTIGILLVLSLILVCSASALDNNQSTEVMLSPETIETGVVKENIIKFTGSSDENVNCREMIEFPSGKVYEVTTDTGRFYVNAKTGEIESAIVRNGLSVCSITAKDIAGMKDQAESFVQKNYRNFSEKDMVFESRIVDHGDAGREYLFTWKEMVGEAYTPSVVMISVFPDSDSIAYIGIDRPLLIETTPKVSQETAQKTALETFAMGSSAKVQSKLVVVPDGASQKLVWIVDTIESTKDDLGHGGTVIVDAVSGEVLSINPIV